From Acidovorax sp. FHTAMBA, one genomic window encodes:
- a CDS encoding NAD(P)/FAD-dependent oxidoreductase: MIRLSEIRLPFTVAEAPDAPLRAAATQILGLADTDIAHLHVFKRSFDARKADLLAVYIVDITLAQPEREAALLAMFAGNPHIQPTPDMAWHPVGQAPADLPLRPVVVGFGPCGIFAALVLAQMGFKPIVLERGKSVRERTKDTWGLWRKRELHAESNVQFGEGGAGTFSDGKLYSQIKDPRHLGRKVMNEFVKAGAPEEILYVAHPHIGTFKLVKVVENLREQIIALGGEIRFEQRVTDVIIEGQGDQRHLRGLKVLNQATGETSELRADHVVMALGHSSRDTFAMLYERGVAMEAKPFSIGFRIEHPQGVIDRARWGRHAGHPLLGAADYKLVHHAANGRAVYSFCMCPGGTVVAATSEPNRVVTNGMSQYSRNERNANAGMVVGIDPRDYPQDAQAFETHLGQTHGVERLAPGQFHPLSGSVLQRQLESNAFVLGGRDYSAPGQLVGDFIKGTPSSQLGDVEPSYKPGVALGDLHAALPGYAIEALREALPVFGRKIKGFDMHDAVLTGVETRTSSPLKIGRGENLQSLNTPGLYPAGEGASYAGGILSAGVDGIKVGEAVARSLLGTGAA; encoded by the coding sequence ATGATCCGACTCTCCGAAATCCGGCTGCCGTTCACCGTAGCCGAAGCCCCCGATGCGCCGCTGCGCGCCGCTGCCACCCAGATCCTGGGCCTGGCCGACACCGACATTGCCCACCTGCACGTCTTCAAGCGCAGCTTTGACGCGCGCAAGGCCGATCTGCTGGCCGTCTACATCGTGGACATCACCCTGGCCCAGCCTGAACGCGAAGCCGCGCTGCTCGCAATGTTCGCCGGCAACCCGCACATCCAGCCCACGCCCGACATGGCCTGGCACCCTGTGGGCCAGGCCCCGGCAGACCTGCCCCTGCGCCCGGTGGTGGTGGGCTTTGGCCCCTGCGGCATCTTTGCCGCGCTGGTGCTGGCGCAGATGGGCTTCAAGCCCATCGTGCTGGAGCGTGGCAAGAGCGTGCGCGAGCGCACCAAGGACACCTGGGGCCTGTGGCGCAAGCGTGAGCTGCATGCCGAGAGCAACGTGCAGTTTGGCGAAGGCGGCGCCGGGACGTTTTCCGACGGCAAGCTCTACAGCCAGATCAAGGACCCGCGCCACCTCGGCCGCAAGGTGATGAACGAGTTCGTCAAGGCCGGCGCGCCTGAAGAAATCCTGTACGTCGCCCACCCGCACATCGGCACCTTCAAGCTGGTGAAGGTGGTGGAGAACCTGCGCGAGCAGATCATCGCGCTGGGCGGCGAGATCCGCTTCGAGCAGCGCGTGACGGACGTGATCATCGAAGGCCAGGGCGACCAACGCCATCTGCGCGGCCTCAAGGTGCTGAACCAGGCCACGGGCGAGACCAGCGAGCTGCGTGCTGACCATGTGGTGATGGCGCTGGGTCACAGCTCGCGCGACACCTTTGCCATGCTGTATGAGCGCGGCGTGGCGATGGAGGCCAAGCCATTTTCCATCGGCTTTCGCATCGAGCACCCGCAGGGCGTGATCGACCGCGCCCGCTGGGGCCGCCACGCCGGCCACCCGCTGCTGGGCGCGGCCGACTACAAGCTGGTGCACCATGCCGCCAACGGGCGCGCGGTGTACAGCTTCTGCATGTGCCCCGGCGGCACCGTGGTGGCCGCCACCAGCGAGCCGAATCGGGTGGTCACCAACGGCATGAGCCAGTATTCGCGCAACGAGCGCAATGCCAACGCGGGCATGGTGGTGGGCATCGACCCGCGCGACTACCCGCAGGACGCGCAGGCGTTTGAAACCCATCTGGGCCAGACCCATGGCGTGGAGCGCCTGGCCCCCGGGCAATTCCACCCGCTGTCGGGCAGCGTGCTGCAGCGCCAGCTTGAATCCAACGCCTTTGTACTGGGCGGGCGTGACTACAGCGCACCGGGCCAGCTGGTGGGTGACTTCATCAAAGGCACGCCATCCAGCCAGCTGGGTGATGTGGAACCTTCCTACAAGCCGGGCGTGGCTCTGGGTGACCTGCACGCCGCCCTGCCCGGCTACGCCATCGAGGCCCTGCGCGAGGCGCTGCCGGTGTTCGGCCGCAAGATCAAGGGTTTTGACATGCACGACGCGGTACTGACGGGCGTGGAAACACGCACTTCGTCGCCGCTCAAGATCGGGCGCGGTGAGAACCTGCAGAGCCTGAACACGCCCGGCCTGTACCCCGCGGGCGAAGGCGCCAGCTACGCAGGCGGAATTTTGTCGGCCGGGGTGGACGGCATCAAGGTGGGTGAAGCCGTGGCGCGCAGCCTGCTGGGCACAGGCGCCGCATGA
- a CDS encoding DHA2 family efflux MFS transporter permease subunit, with amino-acid sequence MLIIAALMLASANFIAVLNMTIANVAVPNIAGALGAAASQGTWVITSFAVGEAITVPLTGWFAARFGAVRVFVVSMILFGIFSILCGLSTSIGMLVVMRVFQGLSGGPLMPLSQTLMLRIFPKDKAGAAIGIWSMTTLVAPVVGPILGGWLVDDYAWNWVFLINAPIAIGFGLGAWKLLRHYQDSPVRNPFDKVGLALLLVWVIALQLVLDEGKNLDWFASSQIVALSIIAVVGFAAFLIWELHEKHPVVDLRVFRHRGFNAAVITVSVAYAAFFGVSVLTPLWLQSFMGYTATDAGLATAWTGVTALFVAPMVANSKRDPRALVFFGVLWMALVTLWRTVANSDMAFWDIAIPLAVMGFALPFFFIPTTGIALGSVEEREMDSAAGLMNFLRTLSGAFATSVVTTVWANQTTRNHAELVGLADRDGSVQALLQQSGTPPEVATQVVDYLIVSQSGMLSTNQVMTGIAVMFFIAAAIIWIAPKPTRTIEPGAGGH; translated from the coding sequence ATGCTGATCATCGCCGCCTTGATGCTGGCCTCGGCCAACTTCATTGCGGTGCTCAACATGACCATCGCCAACGTGGCGGTGCCGAATATCGCCGGCGCGCTTGGCGCCGCTGCGAGCCAGGGCACCTGGGTCATCACCTCGTTCGCCGTGGGCGAGGCCATCACCGTGCCGCTGACCGGCTGGTTTGCCGCGCGCTTTGGTGCGGTGCGCGTGTTCGTGGTGTCGATGATCCTGTTCGGCATCTTCTCCATCCTGTGCGGCCTGTCCACCTCGATCGGCATGCTGGTGGTGATGCGCGTGTTCCAGGGCCTGAGCGGCGGCCCGCTGATGCCGCTGTCGCAAACGCTGATGCTGCGCATCTTCCCCAAGGACAAGGCGGGCGCGGCCATCGGTATCTGGTCGATGACGACCCTGGTGGCCCCCGTGGTCGGCCCCATCCTGGGCGGCTGGCTGGTGGACGACTACGCCTGGAACTGGGTGTTTCTGATCAACGCGCCCATTGCCATCGGCTTTGGCCTGGGCGCCTGGAAGCTGCTCCGCCACTACCAGGACAGCCCCGTGCGCAACCCGTTCGACAAGGTCGGACTGGCGTTGCTGCTGGTCTGGGTCATCGCGCTGCAACTGGTGCTCGACGAGGGCAAGAACCTCGACTGGTTTGCCTCCAGCCAGATCGTCGCGCTCAGCATCATTGCCGTGGTCGGGTTTGCCGCCTTCCTGATCTGGGAGCTGCACGAGAAGCACCCGGTGGTCGATCTGCGCGTGTTCCGCCACCGCGGCTTCAACGCGGCGGTGATCACCGTCAGCGTGGCCTATGCCGCCTTCTTTGGTGTCAGCGTGCTCACGCCGCTGTGGCTGCAAAGCTTCATGGGCTACACCGCCACGGACGCGGGCCTGGCCACTGCCTGGACCGGCGTGACCGCCTTGTTCGTCGCGCCCATGGTGGCCAACAGCAAGCGCGACCCGCGCGCGCTGGTGTTCTTTGGCGTGCTGTGGATGGCGCTGGTGACGCTGTGGCGCACGGTGGCCAACAGCGACATGGCGTTCTGGGACATTGCCATTCCGCTGGCGGTGATGGGCTTTGCGCTGCCGTTCTTCTTCATCCCGACCACGGGCATCGCCCTGGGCAGCGTGGAGGAGCGCGAGATGGACTCGGCCGCCGGGCTGATGAACTTCCTGCGCACGCTCTCGGGGGCGTTTGCCACCTCGGTCGTCACCACCGTGTGGGCCAACCAGACCACGCGCAACCACGCCGAGCTGGTGGGCCTGGCCGACCGCGATGGCAGCGTGCAGGCCCTGCTGCAGCAGTCGGGCACGCCGCCCGAAGTGGCCACACAGGTGGTGGACTATCTCATCGTTTCGCAAAGCGGCATGTTGTCCACCAACCAGGTCATGACCGGCATTGCCGTGATGTTCTTCATCGCCGCCGCCATCATCTGGATCGCCCCCAAGCCCACGCGCACCATCGAGCCTGGCGCCGGTGGGCATTGA
- a CDS encoding universal stress protein, which produces MFKHILVPTDGSELSLGNVARAAAYAKETGARITLFYAQPEAPSAYAGLGAMSSPHLTQEIHTRLDEAAQEILDAADAVVRTAGASCQRVVLVGSRPFELIIAAADSHGCDLIFMASHGRSGVSALLLGSETQKVLAHSRIPVLVYR; this is translated from the coding sequence ATGTTCAAACACATCCTGGTTCCCACCGATGGCTCGGAGCTGTCGCTCGGCAACGTGGCACGGGCTGCCGCCTATGCCAAGGAAACCGGCGCACGCATCACGCTGTTCTACGCCCAACCTGAAGCGCCGTCAGCCTATGCGGGGCTGGGGGCCATGAGCAGCCCGCACCTCACCCAGGAGATCCATACCCGTCTCGACGAAGCCGCGCAGGAAATTCTCGATGCCGCAGACGCCGTGGTGCGCACAGCCGGCGCAAGTTGCCAGCGCGTGGTGCTCGTGGGCAGCAGGCCCTTTGAACTCATCATCGCTGCGGCAGACAGCCACGGTTGCGACCTGATTTTCATGGCCTCGCACGGGCGCTCCGGCGTCAGTGCCCTGCTGCTGGGCAGCGAGACACAGAAGGTGCTGGCGCACTCCCGCATTCCGGTACTGGTCTACCGGTGA